A single region of the Streptomyces sp. ITFR-16 genome encodes:
- a CDS encoding electron transfer flavoprotein subunit beta/FixA family protein, with protein sequence MSLRIVVCVKYVPDATGDRHFADDLTLDREDVDGLLSELDEYAVEQALRIADAADDAEVTVLTVGPEDARDALRKALSMGADKAVHVEDDDLHGTDVIGTSLVLAKAVEETGYDLVISGMASTDGAMGVVPALLAERLGVPQVTLLSEVSVEGGVVRGRRDGDSASERLEASLPAVVSVTDQSGEARYPSFKGIMAAKKKPVRSLDLDDLGIGAEEVGLGGAWTAVESAAARPARTAGTIVKDEGEGGKALAEFLAGQKFI encoded by the coding sequence GTGAGCTTGAGGATCGTTGTCTGTGTGAAGTACGTGCCCGACGCGACCGGTGACCGGCATTTCGCCGATGACCTGACGTTGGATCGTGAGGATGTCGACGGTCTGTTGTCGGAGCTGGATGAGTATGCGGTCGAGCAGGCGTTGCGGATCGCGGACGCGGCGGATGATGCGGAGGTCACTGTGTTGACGGTGGGTCCGGAGGATGCCAGGGACGCGTTGCGCAAGGCGTTGTCGATGGGTGCGGACAAGGCGGTTCACGTCGAGGACGACGATCTGCATGGTACGGATGTGATCGGGACGTCGTTGGTGCTGGCGAAGGCGGTCGAGGAGACGGGTTATGACCTGGTGATCTCGGGGATGGCGTCGACGGACGGGGCGATGGGTGTGGTTCCGGCGCTGCTCGCGGAGCGGCTGGGGGTGCCGCAGGTGACGCTGCTGTCCGAGGTGTCGGTGGAGGGCGGTGTGGTGCGGGGGCGCCGGGATGGTGACAGTGCGTCGGAGCGGTTGGAGGCGTCGTTGCCGGCGGTGGTGTCGGTGACCGACCAGTCGGGTGAGGCCCGGTATCCGTCGTTCAAGGGGATCATGGCGGCGAAGAAGAAGCCGGTGCGGTCGCTGGATCTGGATGATCTGGGGATCGGGGCGGAGGAGGTCGGTCTGGGCGGTGCGTGGACCGCTGTCGAGTCCGCGGCGGCGCGTCCGGCGCGCACGGCGGGCACGATCGTGAAGGACGAGGGTGAGGGCGGGAAGGCTCTGGCCGAGTTCCTGGCCGGTCAGAAGTTCATCTGA
- a CDS encoding DUF6986 family protein, protein MGQQEKVATSLAGAVSDGISASLTAVDAELARRYPGDPGTRQPVHTVYVPGDVFTAGTIRAWGDEALKALDEHAPDAASLASVLGIPEELAGPVHDRVRAKLEREPVEDLRIDFEDGYGPRSDAEEDEAAARAARLVSEAYANGTAAPYMGIRMKCMEAAVRDRGIRTTDVFLTGLMEAGGLPDGLVLTLPKVTYPEQVTAFVQLLEAFESAHGLRSGRLGFEIQIETSQSILAADGTAAVARMIDAARGRATGLHYGTFDYSACVGVSAAYQASDHPAADHAKAVMQVAAAGTGVRVSDGSTNVLPVGPTPQVHDAWRLHYGLTRRALARAYYQGWDMHPGHLPTRYAAVYTFYREGLEQAAARLAAYVAKAGGDVMDEPATAKALSGYLLRGIDCGALDTAEVARLTGLTRADLDAFASPRRGTLTVTAP, encoded by the coding sequence ATGGGCCAGCAGGAGAAGGTGGCGACGAGCCTCGCCGGAGCGGTCAGCGACGGGATCAGCGCCTCCCTCACGGCGGTGGACGCCGAACTCGCCCGCCGCTACCCGGGCGACCCCGGCACCCGCCAGCCCGTCCACACGGTCTACGTACCGGGCGACGTCTTCACCGCAGGCACCATCCGCGCCTGGGGCGACGAGGCGCTGAAGGCGCTCGACGAGCACGCCCCCGACGCGGCCTCCCTCGCCTCGGTGCTCGGCATCCCGGAGGAGCTCGCCGGGCCCGTCCACGACCGGGTCCGCGCCAAGCTGGAGCGCGAGCCGGTCGAGGACCTGCGCATCGACTTCGAGGACGGCTACGGCCCCCGCTCCGACGCCGAGGAGGACGAGGCCGCCGCCCGCGCCGCCCGGCTGGTCTCCGAGGCATACGCGAACGGCACGGCCGCCCCGTACATGGGCATCCGGATGAAGTGCATGGAAGCCGCCGTCCGGGACCGGGGCATCCGCACCACGGACGTCTTCCTCACGGGCCTCATGGAGGCGGGCGGCCTGCCCGATGGGCTCGTCCTCACCCTGCCCAAGGTGACGTACCCCGAACAGGTCACCGCCTTCGTCCAGCTTCTGGAGGCGTTCGAGAGCGCGCACGGCCTGCGCTCCGGCCGGCTCGGCTTCGAGATCCAGATCGAGACCAGCCAGTCCATCCTCGCCGCGGACGGCACCGCCGCCGTGGCCCGGATGATCGACGCGGCGCGGGGCCGGGCGACCGGTCTGCACTACGGCACCTTCGACTACAGCGCCTGCGTCGGCGTCAGCGCCGCGTACCAGGCGAGCGACCACCCGGCGGCCGACCACGCCAAGGCCGTGATGCAGGTGGCCGCCGCGGGCACCGGCGTCCGCGTCTCCGACGGCTCGACCAACGTCCTGCCCGTCGGCCCCACCCCGCAGGTCCACGACGCCTGGCGGCTGCACTACGGCCTCACACGGCGCGCCCTGGCCCGCGCCTACTACCAGGGCTGGGACATGCACCCGGGTCATCTGCCGACCCGCTACGCGGCCGTCTACACGTTCTACCGCGAGGGACTGGAGCAGGCGGCGGCCCGGCTCGCCGCCTACGTGGCGAAGGCGGGCGGCGACGTGATGGACGAACCCGCCACCGCCAAGGCGCTCAGCGGCTACCTGCTGCGCGGCATCGACTGCGGCGCGCTGGACACCGCCGAGGTGGCCCGGCTGACCGGGCTGACCCGCGCGGACCTCGACGCCTTCGCATCGCCCCGGCGCGGCACCCTGACGGTCACGGCGCCGTAG
- a CDS encoding LacI family DNA-binding transcriptional regulator, whose amino-acid sequence MAETTRHPEPRYGNRPTMKDVAARAGVGLKTVSRVVNSEPGVTPDTERRVQEAIDALGFRRNDSARVLRKGRTASIGLVLEDLADPFYGPLSRAVEEVARAHGALLINGSSAEDPDREQELVLALCARRVDGLIVIPAGDDHRYLEPEIKAGIATVFVDRPAGRIDADMVLSDSFGGAREGVAHLIAHGHRRIGFIGDQPRIHTATERLRGYHTAMTDAGITVEDSWVSLGSTEPERVRRAAETMLSGPEPVTALFSGNNRVTVTVVRALADRERPVALVGFDDIELADLLGITVISQDAAAVGRTAAEHLFRRLDGADHPTARVKLPTRLIARGSGELRPS is encoded by the coding sequence GTGGCCGAGACCACCCGTCATCCCGAGCCCCGTTACGGCAACCGGCCGACCATGAAGGATGTGGCCGCCCGGGCCGGAGTGGGCCTCAAGACGGTCTCGCGCGTGGTCAACAGCGAGCCGGGCGTCACGCCCGACACCGAGCGCCGGGTCCAGGAGGCCATCGACGCGCTGGGCTTCCGCCGCAACGACAGCGCGCGGGTGCTCCGCAAGGGCCGTACGGCCTCCATCGGCCTGGTGCTGGAGGATCTCGCCGACCCGTTCTACGGGCCGCTGAGCCGCGCCGTGGAGGAGGTGGCCCGTGCGCACGGCGCGCTGCTCATCAACGGCTCCAGCGCCGAGGACCCGGACCGTGAGCAGGAGCTCGTCCTCGCGCTGTGCGCCCGGCGGGTCGACGGGCTGATCGTGATCCCCGCCGGGGACGACCACCGCTATCTGGAGCCGGAGATCAAGGCGGGCATAGCGACGGTCTTCGTGGACCGCCCGGCGGGACGCATCGACGCCGACATGGTGCTCTCGGACAGCTTCGGCGGCGCCCGGGAGGGCGTCGCCCATCTGATCGCCCACGGCCACCGCCGGATCGGTTTCATCGGGGACCAGCCGCGCATCCACACCGCCACCGAGCGGCTGCGCGGCTATCACACCGCGATGACCGACGCGGGGATAACCGTCGAGGACTCCTGGGTCTCCCTCGGCTCCACGGAGCCCGAGCGGGTCCGCCGCGCCGCCGAGACCATGCTCTCGGGACCGGAACCCGTCACGGCGCTCTTCTCCGGCAACAACCGGGTGACCGTGACCGTGGTGCGCGCCCTGGCGGACCGGGAGCGGCCGGTCGCCCTGGTCGGCTTCGACGACATCGAACTCGCGGACCTGCTCGGGATCACCGTCATCTCCCAGGACGCCGCCGCCGTCGGACGTACCGCCGCCGAGCACCTCTTCCGGCGCCTGGACGGGGCCGACCACCCCACGGCCCGGGTGAAGCTCCCGACGCGGCTGATCGCCCGGGGTTCGGGCGAACTGCGCCCGTCCTGA
- a CDS encoding ROK family protein translates to MHTDLVAALDIGGTKIAGALVDGDGRLVVRAQRPTPARESGEKVMAAVGDVLAELTASPRWGQASAVGIGSAGPVDAATGTVSPVNVPGWRGFPLVERVAAATGGLPVELVGDGVAITAAEHWLGAARGHDNALCMVVSTGVGGGLVLGGALHPGPSGNAGHIGHISVDLDGDPCPCGARGCVERIASGPNIARRALEGGWRPGRDGDTSAVAVAAAARAGDPVAVASFERAAQALAAGIAATATLVEIDIAVIGGGVAGAGDILFAPLRTALRRYATLSFVQQLTVVPAVMGNDAGLVGAAAAAFATRAGGVVPV, encoded by the coding sequence ATGCATACCGACCTCGTCGCCGCGCTGGACATCGGCGGCACCAAGATCGCCGGCGCGTTGGTGGACGGTGACGGCCGCCTCGTCGTGCGCGCGCAGCGCCCGACACCGGCCCGCGAGAGCGGCGAGAAGGTCATGGCAGCGGTGGGCGACGTGCTGGCCGAACTGACCGCGTCGCCGCGCTGGGGCCAGGCCTCGGCCGTCGGCATCGGCAGCGCCGGCCCGGTGGACGCCGCCACGGGGACGGTCAGTCCCGTCAACGTGCCCGGCTGGCGGGGCTTCCCGCTGGTGGAGCGGGTCGCAGCGGCGACCGGCGGGCTGCCGGTCGAGCTGGTCGGCGACGGGGTCGCGATCACGGCGGCGGAGCACTGGCTGGGCGCGGCCCGAGGCCACGACAACGCGCTGTGCATGGTCGTGTCGACCGGCGTCGGCGGCGGGCTCGTCCTGGGCGGCGCGCTGCACCCCGGGCCGAGCGGCAACGCGGGCCACATCGGGCACATCAGCGTGGACCTCGACGGCGACCCGTGCCCCTGCGGTGCCCGGGGCTGCGTCGAGCGCATCGCCAGCGGCCCCAACATCGCGCGCCGCGCCCTGGAGGGCGGCTGGCGTCCCGGCCGGGACGGCGACACGTCCGCGGTGGCGGTGGCGGCGGCCGCACGGGCCGGTGACCCGGTCGCCGTCGCCTCCTTCGAGCGCGCCGCGCAGGCACTGGCCGCGGGGATCGCCGCCACCGCCACCCTGGTCGAGATCGACATCGCGGTGATCGGCGGAGGTGTGGCCGGGGCGGGCGACATCCTGTTCGCGCCCCTGCGCACCGCCCTGCGCCGGTACGCCACGCTGTCGTTCGTCCAGCAGCTGACGGTGGTGCCGGCGGTCATGGGTAACGACGCCGGACTGGTGGGCGCGGCGGCGGCCGCCTTCGCCACGCGCGCGGGCGGGGTCGTTCCCGTCTAG
- a CDS encoding nuclear transport factor 2 family protein yields the protein MTLSVEQLSDPVVRAFVGALNANDREAFFGLLTPDATMSDDGSARDLREWTDKEIFSSNGHMDIETETDGGRALVATYSNDTWGAMRTAWRFTVEDGKISHFETGQAPEA from the coding sequence ATGACTCTTTCCGTGGAACAGCTCAGCGATCCCGTCGTGCGCGCCTTCGTGGGCGCACTGAACGCCAACGACCGGGAGGCCTTCTTCGGCCTCCTCACACCGGACGCCACCATGTCCGACGACGGCTCGGCCCGCGATCTGCGGGAGTGGACCGACAAGGAGATCTTCTCCTCGAACGGGCACATGGACATCGAGACCGAGACCGACGGCGGGCGCGCGCTCGTCGCCACCTACAGCAACGACACCTGGGGAGCGATGCGGACCGCCTGGCGGTTCACCGTGGAGGACGGGAAGATCTCCCACTTCGAGACCGGTCAGGCGCCCGAGGCGTAG
- a CDS encoding NPCBM/NEW2 domain-containing protein, translating to MRHLSSHPISTSRRRVIGVLAAGLLCTAGVAVPAAAQSPVPPPAAGAQAANGLALTPPMGFNNWNSTHCRADFNESMVKGIADIFVEKGLKDAGYEYVNLDDCWAKPERDADGKLQPDPVRFPDGIKAVADYVHAKGLKLGIYTSAGTRTCDSVGLPGALGHEFSDAQQFADWGVDYLKYDNCNNQGVDAKERYTTMRDALAATGRPIVYSICEWGENKPWEWAAGLGNLWRTTGDINDSWGSMLSIMKQNLPLAPAAGPGHWNDPDMLEVGNGGMTDTEYRTHFSMWSVMAAPLLIGADLRRATPETFDILSNEEVIAVDQDPLGKQGVVLSSDGGRWVVAKEMGDGSRAVALFNETGEAQRISTTAGAAGLPKASAYTVRDLWEHITRNTAGGLSATVPAHGTVLLRVAADSDATTHPPAVELAVAGSPLVEAGRTAPLTTSVTDLGRTSAVRVSAALTGPSGWRVKAGSATTATVLPTGRALTTRWQVTPPAGTAAGTYDLTLTAQYRSPAGERVRSSVLFRAHVVVAPPAGGGQLSDLPQLSASNGYGPVEKDTSNGESAAGDGKPLTIGGQVYAKGLGVHADSTVEYYAGGACSTVTAQVGVDDEKGDKGSVAFEIWADGTKAASTGVLTNAMAAQPLSADVSGARVVRLVVTDGGDGVDSDHADWADLRITC from the coding sequence ATGCGTCATCTCTCCAGCCATCCCATCTCCACGAGCCGCCGCAGAGTCATCGGAGTGCTGGCCGCAGGCCTTCTCTGTACGGCGGGAGTCGCCGTTCCCGCCGCCGCGCAGTCCCCCGTACCGCCGCCGGCAGCCGGAGCACAGGCCGCAAACGGACTCGCCCTCACTCCCCCGATGGGGTTCAACAACTGGAACTCCACCCACTGCCGAGCCGATTTCAACGAATCGATGGTCAAGGGCATCGCCGACATCTTCGTCGAGAAGGGGCTCAAGGACGCGGGCTACGAGTACGTCAACCTGGACGACTGCTGGGCGAAGCCGGAGCGCGATGCCGACGGCAAACTGCAGCCCGACCCGGTGCGCTTCCCCGACGGCATCAAGGCCGTCGCGGACTATGTGCACGCGAAGGGCCTGAAGCTCGGTATCTACACCAGCGCGGGGACCAGGACCTGCGACAGCGTGGGACTTCCCGGCGCGCTCGGCCATGAGTTCAGCGACGCTCAGCAGTTCGCCGACTGGGGCGTCGACTATCTCAAGTACGACAACTGCAACAACCAGGGCGTGGACGCGAAGGAGCGCTACACGACGATGCGGGACGCGCTGGCCGCCACCGGCCGGCCCATCGTCTACAGCATCTGCGAATGGGGCGAGAACAAACCCTGGGAGTGGGCCGCCGGACTGGGCAACCTCTGGCGCACGACGGGCGACATCAACGACAGCTGGGGCAGCATGCTGTCGATCATGAAGCAGAATCTGCCGCTCGCCCCGGCCGCGGGTCCCGGCCACTGGAACGACCCCGACATGCTGGAGGTCGGGAACGGCGGGATGACGGACACCGAGTACCGCACCCACTTCTCCATGTGGTCGGTAATGGCCGCCCCTCTGCTCATCGGCGCCGACCTGCGCAGGGCGACGCCCGAGACGTTCGACATCCTCTCCAACGAGGAGGTCATCGCCGTCGACCAGGACCCACTGGGCAAGCAGGGTGTCGTGCTGTCCTCCGACGGCGGCCGCTGGGTCGTCGCCAAGGAGATGGGCGACGGCAGCCGGGCGGTGGCACTGTTCAACGAGACGGGCGAGGCGCAGCGGATCTCCACGACGGCCGGGGCGGCGGGACTGCCGAAGGCCTCCGCGTACACCGTGCGTGACCTGTGGGAGCACATCACCCGCAACACGGCGGGCGGTCTCTCGGCGACCGTCCCGGCCCACGGGACCGTGCTGCTGCGGGTCGCCGCCGACAGCGACGCGACGACCCATCCGCCGGCCGTGGAACTGGCCGTGGCCGGGAGCCCGTTGGTGGAGGCGGGGCGGACCGCGCCGCTGACGACCTCGGTCACTGATCTGGGGCGTACCTCCGCGGTGCGGGTCTCGGCCGCCCTCACCGGCCCGTCCGGCTGGCGGGTGAAGGCCGGTTCCGCGACCACCGCGACGGTCCTGCCCACCGGGCGGGCGCTCACCACACGCTGGCAGGTGACCCCGCCGGCCGGCACGGCCGCGGGGACGTACGACCTGACCCTCACGGCCCAGTACCGCTCCCCGGCCGGGGAGCGGGTGCGGTCCTCCGTCCTGTTCCGGGCCCATGTGGTGGTGGCCCCGCCGGCGGGCGGCGGCCAGCTGAGCGATCTGCCGCAGCTCAGCGCGTCCAACGGCTACGGACCCGTCGAGAAGGACACCAGCAACGGCGAGAGCGCGGCGGGCGACGGCAAGCCCCTCACGATCGGCGGCCAGGTGTACGCGAAGGGGCTGGGCGTGCACGCGGACAGCACCGTCGAGTACTACGCGGGCGGGGCCTGCTCCACCGTGACGGCACAGGTGGGAGTGGACGACGAGAAGGGCGACAAGGGGAGCGTGGCCTTCGAGATCTGGGCCGACGGCACGAAGGCCGCGTCCACCGGGGTCCTGACCAACGCGATGGCCGCGCAGCCCCTCTCGGCGGATGTGAGCGGTGCGCGGGTCGTCCGTCTGGTGGTCACCGACGGCGGTGACGGCGTCGACTCCGACCACGCGGACTGGGCGGACCTGCGCATCACCTGCTGA
- a CDS encoding NUDIX domain-containing protein, whose amino-acid sequence MIVWINGAFGAGKTSAARELIDLIPNSTFYDPELTGVGLRSLLPQKKLAEVTDFQDLPIWRRLVVDTSAALLAEVGGVLVVPMTLLRQEYRDEIFGGLASRRIPVCHVLLSPEETILRQRIAGRAEFPADPERPEEPGRRAHEHIEPYRSALDWITGDAHTVDNSALTPRETAEAIAEAVRSGAAPACEIVQTPDPTAETVAAGVLLFDEHDRVLLVDPTYKPGWEFPGGVVEAGEAPAQAGIREVAEEIGIHLPQVPRLLVIDWEAPEPPGYGGLRLLFDGGLLPGADAARLLLPGSELRGWRFVTEQEAATLLPPTRYERLRWALRARERSAVLNLEAGVPVG is encoded by the coding sequence GTGATCGTCTGGATCAACGGTGCGTTCGGCGCGGGCAAGACCAGCGCCGCGCGTGAACTGATCGATCTGATCCCGAACAGCACCTTCTACGACCCGGAACTGACCGGTGTGGGGCTGCGGAGTCTGCTGCCCCAGAAGAAGCTCGCCGAGGTGACCGACTTCCAGGACCTGCCGATCTGGCGGCGTCTGGTGGTCGACACCTCGGCGGCCCTGCTCGCCGAGGTCGGTGGGGTCCTGGTGGTGCCGATGACGCTGCTGCGACAGGAGTACCGCGACGAGATATTCGGAGGGCTCGCCTCCAGGCGCATTCCGGTGTGCCATGTGCTGCTCTCACCAGAGGAAACGATCCTGCGTCAACGGATCGCCGGCCGCGCGGAATTCCCCGCCGACCCGGAGCGCCCCGAGGAGCCCGGACGGCGGGCCCACGAGCACATCGAGCCCTACCGCTCGGCGCTCGACTGGATCACCGGGGACGCCCACACCGTCGACAACAGCGCGCTCACACCCCGCGAGACCGCCGAGGCCATCGCCGAGGCCGTGCGCAGCGGCGCGGCCCCGGCCTGCGAGATCGTCCAGACCCCCGACCCCACGGCGGAGACCGTCGCTGCGGGGGTGCTGCTCTTCGACGAACACGACCGGGTCCTGCTCGTCGACCCCACCTACAAGCCCGGCTGGGAGTTCCCCGGCGGAGTGGTGGAGGCGGGCGAGGCCCCCGCGCAGGCAGGGATCAGGGAGGTGGCCGAGGAGATAGGGATCCATCTGCCCCAGGTGCCCCGCCTCCTCGTCATCGACTGGGAGGCGCCCGAACCGCCCGGATACGGCGGACTGCGGCTGCTCTTCGACGGCGGGCTGCTGCCCGGCGCGGACGCCGCACGGCTGCTGCTGCCCGGATCCGAACTGCGCGGCTGGCGGTTCGTCACCGAACAGGAGGCGGCCACCCTGCTGCCGCCCACCCGGTACGAACGGCTCCGCTGGGCCCTGCGCGCCCGTGAGCGGTCAGCCGTGCTCAATCTGGAGGCCGGAGTCCCGGTCGGCTGA